A window of the Thalassospira sp. TSL5-1 genome harbors these coding sequences:
- a CDS encoding DUF4198 domain-containing protein, protein MSSVKTRTLTAIFAGIAVSSMLGGTAQAHFQELIPSTNVVDQTTGKDVHFDMIFTHPTDMGPTMEMKRPAQFGMQADGKKTDLSDQLMRHDVDKKEAYQADVTLPRPAGYVFYLEPQPYYEPAEGKYIVQYTKTVIDAFGDGSKWDQMVGFPVEIEPLTRPYGLWAGNSFSGVVKHNGKPVPFAEIEVEFKNDGSVTLPNGSFSTQIIKADANGTFTYTTPWTGWWVFAALIEDGTLPTPDGKENVPIERGGVLWIKTENPVKTAN, encoded by the coding sequence ATGTCCAGTGTCAAAACACGTACTTTGACGGCGATCTTTGCCGGGATTGCAGTTTCATCGATGCTTGGGGGCACCGCGCAGGCCCATTTTCAGGAACTCATCCCCTCAACCAATGTCGTGGATCAGACCACCGGCAAAGATGTGCATTTCGACATGATTTTTACCCACCCGACCGACATGGGACCGACGATGGAAATGAAACGTCCGGCCCAGTTCGGGATGCAGGCGGATGGCAAAAAAACCGACCTGTCCGATCAGTTAATGCGCCACGATGTCGATAAAAAAGAGGCCTACCAAGCCGATGTCACTCTGCCCCGTCCGGCCGGTTATGTGTTCTATCTGGAACCTCAGCCCTATTATGAACCTGCCGAAGGCAAATATATCGTCCAATATACCAAAACCGTCATTGATGCCTTTGGTGACGGCAGCAAGTGGGATCAAATGGTCGGGTTTCCTGTCGAGATCGAACCCCTAACGCGCCCCTATGGGCTGTGGGCCGGCAACAGCTTTTCCGGTGTGGTAAAGCATAATGGCAAACCCGTACCGTTCGCCGAAATTGAAGTTGAATTCAAAAATGACGGCAGCGTGACATTGCCAAATGGCAGCTTTTCCACCCAAATCATCAAGGCTGATGCCAACGGCACGTTCACCTATACCACCCCTTGGACAGGCTGGTGGGTTTTTGCCGCATTGATTGAAGATGGCACACTGCCAACACCCGATGGCAAAGAAAATGTCCCGATTGAACGCGGTGGTGTTTTGTGGATCAAAACCGAAAATCCGGTCAAAACGGCAAATTAG
- a CDS encoding MerR family DNA-binding transcriptional regulator, producing MNDKLYSITELAEEFDITPRAIRFYETKGLLSPQRAGATRVYNYRDRARLVLVLRGKRLGFTLEDIKEYIDLYDADRSHSDQLAHLILVGRKRISELEQQLEDVQTTLGELRKIESEAYEALESRGLDPEEAVRDIVRKLPAKAGL from the coding sequence ATGAACGATAAGCTTTATAGCATCACAGAACTTGCCGAAGAGTTCGATATTACGCCACGCGCCATTCGCTTTTACGAAACCAAAGGCCTGTTATCTCCCCAGCGCGCCGGTGCAACACGTGTGTACAATTACCGTGATCGCGCAAGGCTGGTGCTGGTGCTGCGAGGCAAGCGCCTAGGCTTCACGCTTGAAGATATTAAGGAATATATCGATCTGTATGACGCGGATCGCAGTCATTCTGATCAGCTGGCGCATTTGATTCTGGTGGGGCGCAAACGCATTAGCGAGTTGGAACAGCAGCTTGAAGATGTGCAAACGACATTGGGCGAATTGCGCAAGATCGAATCTGAAGCCTATGAAGCGCTTGAATCCCGAGGCCTTGACCCCGAAGAGGCCGTGCGCGACATCGTGCGTAAATTACCGGCAAAGGCCGGGCTGTGA
- a CDS encoding bifunctional acetate--CoA ligase family protein/GNAT family N-acetyltransferase, which yields MSTVNLEHLFKPSSVAVIGASNRPHSVGQVIMRNLLAGGFNGPIMPVNPRSQSIGGVLAYRDVESLPVVPELAVICVPPKAVIPVMECLDQKGCKAAIVLTAGLGSTPHDETRSVKQAMLETAARNKMRLLGPNCLGLMVPGIGLNASFSHQSIEKGKIAFVSQSGALCTAVLDWAAARGVGFSHFISLGECDDVDFGDVIDYLGSDPETRAIMLYIESIHERRSFISAARAASRNKPILCIKSGRFAEGAAAAASHTGALAGADDVFDAAIKRAGVLRVYTVSEMFSAAETLSRMRPFKGDKLGIITNGGGIGVLAVDSLIEQHGQLAHLEDGTIDALNKVLPDTWSHANPIDIIGDAPGERYASAIEQVLKDPNIDSLLVMHAPTAITDPVEVASGVIDAIKNTRKNILTNWVGEATVTQARKLFYAAGIPTYRTPENAVTAFQHMVNYRKLQDLLMETPPSVPQDFTPETDKARQIIHAAIHAGRNMLTEPEAKQVLQCYGINTVKTISVTNVAEAVSTAKEIGFPVALKILSDDISHKSDVGGVVLNLENAEEVEHAGEKMLKNIGEQFPDARLRGFTVQQMVTRRNARELIVGMTTDPIFGPVILFGHGGVEVEVVRDRAMALPPLNMKLARELVEGTRIYNLLKGYRDVPPVNLEELFMTLVRLSQLVVHLGEVVELDMNPLLIDQKGVIALDARIKVTPKVESEDTRLAIHPYPRHLKQEIVLEDGTQYMLRPIKPEDEPAHYAFMSKLTPEDIHFRFFGSVRELPHSEMARQTQLDYDRAMAFVATVPDGTAQGDIHGIVQVAIDPNNEYAEYAIMVRSDIKGRGLGRILMEKMIEFCRTKGVGTFIGQVLPSNRRMLTLCEKLGFTRKYLEDEEVFEVKLPLNQD from the coding sequence ATGAGCACAGTCAATCTCGAACATCTCTTCAAACCGTCCTCGGTCGCCGTTATTGGCGCATCCAATCGCCCGCATTCTGTCGGGCAGGTCATCATGCGCAATCTGCTGGCAGGCGGTTTTAACGGGCCGATCATGCCGGTCAATCCACGCAGCCAGTCCATTGGCGGCGTTTTGGCCTACCGCGATGTTGAAAGCCTGCCGGTTGTTCCCGAACTTGCCGTTATCTGCGTGCCGCCCAAGGCCGTTATTCCAGTAATGGAATGCCTGGATCAAAAAGGCTGCAAAGCTGCCATCGTGCTCACCGCCGGCCTTGGTTCCACCCCGCATGATGAAACCCGCAGCGTTAAACAGGCCATGCTGGAAACGGCTGCACGCAACAAAATGCGCCTGCTTGGCCCCAACTGCCTGGGCCTGATGGTTCCGGGTATTGGCCTTAACGCCAGCTTCAGCCATCAAAGCATTGAAAAAGGCAAAATCGCCTTTGTCTCGCAATCGGGCGCACTGTGCACGGCGGTGCTGGACTGGGCAGCAGCCCGCGGTGTTGGTTTTTCGCACTTTATTTCGCTGGGCGAATGCGATGATGTCGATTTTGGTGATGTGATCGATTATCTGGGCTCTGATCCGGAAACCCGGGCAATCATGCTTTATATCGAATCCATTCACGAACGCCGCAGCTTTATTTCGGCAGCCCGGGCCGCATCGCGTAATAAACCGATTCTGTGCATCAAATCGGGCCGCTTTGCCGAGGGTGCAGCCGCTGCCGCCTCGCATACCGGGGCCCTTGCCGGGGCCGATGATGTGTTTGACGCCGCCATCAAGCGGGCTGGTGTATTGCGCGTGTACACCGTTTCGGAAATGTTTTCGGCTGCTGAAACGCTGTCGCGCATGCGCCCCTTCAAGGGCGACAAGCTGGGTATTATTACCAATGGCGGCGGGATTGGCGTGCTGGCAGTCGATTCCCTGATCGAACAGCACGGCCAGTTGGCCCATCTCGAAGACGGCACGATTGATGCCCTGAACAAGGTGCTGCCCGACACATGGTCCCATGCCAACCCGATTGACATTATCGGCGATGCGCCGGGCGAACGTTATGCCAGTGCCATCGAACAGGTTTTAAAAGACCCGAATATCGACAGCCTGCTGGTCATGCACGCCCCGACCGCCATTACCGACCCGGTAGAGGTCGCAAGCGGGGTGATTGATGCCATCAAAAACACCCGTAAGAATATTTTGACCAACTGGGTCGGCGAAGCCACCGTCACACAAGCCCGCAAGCTGTTTTATGCTGCAGGGATACCGACCTACCGCACACCGGAAAATGCCGTAACGGCCTTTCAACACATGGTCAATTACCGCAAGCTGCAAGACCTTCTGATGGAAACGCCACCGTCGGTACCACAGGATTTCACCCCTGAAACCGACAAGGCCCGGCAGATCATTCATGCCGCCATTCATGCCGGTCGCAATATGCTGACCGAACCCGAGGCAAAGCAGGTTCTGCAATGCTATGGCATCAATACGGTCAAAACCATTTCGGTTACGAATGTTGCCGAAGCCGTCAGCACCGCCAAGGAAATCGGCTTTCCGGTCGCGCTTAAAATCCTGTCAGACGATATCAGCCATAAATCCGATGTTGGCGGTGTGGTCCTGAATTTGGAGAATGCCGAAGAAGTCGAACATGCTGGCGAAAAAATGCTGAAAAACATCGGCGAGCAATTCCCCGATGCACGCCTGCGCGGCTTTACCGTTCAGCAAATGGTCACACGGCGTAATGCCCGCGAACTGATTGTTGGCATGACGACTGACCCCATTTTTGGCCCGGTCATCCTGTTTGGTCATGGTGGCGTCGAAGTCGAAGTGGTGCGTGACCGGGCAATGGCCCTGCCACCACTTAACATGAAGCTTGCCCGCGAACTGGTTGAAGGAACACGCATTTATAACCTGTTAAAGGGGTATCGCGATGTCCCGCCCGTTAACCTGGAAGAACTGTTCATGACGCTGGTGCGCCTGTCGCAACTGGTAGTGCATTTGGGTGAAGTGGTCGAACTTGATATGAACCCGCTTCTGATTGACCAGAAAGGCGTGATTGCCCTTGACGCCCGCATCAAGGTCACGCCCAAGGTCGAAAGCGAGGATACGCGCCTGGCGATTCACCCCTATCCGCGCCATTTGAAACAGGAAATTGTGCTGGAAGACGGCACACAATATATGCTGCGCCCGATCAAACCCGAAGATGAACCGGCACACTATGCGTTCATGTCCAAACTGACACCGGAGGATATTCATTTCCGGTTCTTTGGGTCGGTCCGCGAATTACCGCATTCGGAAATGGCACGGCAAACCCAGCTTGATTACGACCGGGCAATGGCTTTTGTCGCAACCGTTCCCGATGGCACCGCCCAGGGGGATATTCACGGCATTGTCCAGGTTGCCATTGATCCCAACAATGAATATGCCGAATACGCCATCATGGTGCGTTCGGACATTAAGGGACGTGGTCTTGGCCGTATTCTGATGGAAAAAATGATCGAATTTTGCCGGACCAAGGGTGTGGGCACCTTCATTGGTCAGGTGTTGCCATCCAACCGGCGCATGCTCACGCTATGTGAGAAACTGGGCTTTACTCGCAAATATCTTGAAGACGAGGAAGTTTTCGAGGTCAAATTGCCGCTCAACCAGGACTAA
- a CDS encoding aldo/keto reductase family oxidoreductase translates to MSLSRRKLANDLSFSTLAWGAWRLRNSPDINSDNDILRLVETALDLGITTIDHADIYGNYGCEELFGNALAKASHLRQKMEIVTKCDIALACEGKPENRINHYNTSKKHILASVESSLRNLRTDHIDALLLHRPDPLMIADEVADAFNQLKRDGKVRYFGVSNFTPSQFNLLQSRLEAPMITNQVECSVLELAPVFDGTFDLMQQNRISPMIWSPLGGARLFRDKDDAVAAHLRPVLEDMRVKYDAPGIGEIAIAWLLALPCQPIPVLGTMKPERLKDATTACSIRLDRQDWFTILVAAQGHPVP, encoded by the coding sequence ATGTCGCTATCACGCCGAAAACTTGCCAACGACCTTAGCTTTTCAACACTGGCCTGGGGTGCCTGGCGCCTGCGAAACAGCCCGGATATCAATAGCGACAACGATATATTACGCCTTGTTGAAACCGCCCTTGATCTTGGCATTACCACCATTGATCACGCCGATATTTACGGCAATTACGGCTGCGAAGAATTGTTTGGCAACGCACTGGCCAAGGCATCGCATTTGCGCCAGAAAATGGAAATCGTTACCAAGTGCGATATTGCCTTAGCTTGTGAGGGCAAACCCGAAAATCGCATTAATCATTACAACACCAGTAAAAAACATATTCTCGCATCTGTCGAATCCTCGCTTCGCAACCTTCGGACCGATCATATTGATGCGCTGCTATTGCATCGGCCAGACCCACTGATGATTGCCGATGAAGTTGCCGATGCCTTCAACCAGCTAAAACGCGATGGCAAAGTACGCTATTTTGGCGTTTCAAATTTTACCCCATCGCAATTCAACCTGCTGCAAAGCCGTCTTGAGGCACCGATGATCACAAACCAGGTGGAATGCTCGGTACTGGAGCTTGCGCCCGTTTTTGATGGCACGTTTGATCTCATGCAGCAAAACCGTATCAGCCCCATGATCTGGTCGCCACTTGGCGGCGCGCGCCTGTTTCGCGATAAAGACGATGCCGTTGCCGCCCATTTAAGGCCCGTCCTTGAAGACATGCGGGTAAAATACGATGCCCCCGGCATTGGCGAAATTGCCATTGCCTGGCTTTTGGCCCTACCGTGCCAGCCAATCCCTGTTTTGGGCACCATGAAACCCGAACGCCTGAAAGATGCCACCACGGCGTGTTCAATCAGGTTGGACCGCCAGGACTGGTTTACCATCCTGGTTGCGGCCCAGGGGCATCCTGTGCCGTAA
- a CDS encoding methyl-accepting chemotaxis protein has protein sequence MKNDSILVSRTDLGGKIVFANKTFIEISGFSEDELLGSPHNIVRHRDMPQEAFADLWSTIKAGRPWQGIVKNRCKNGDHYWVRANVTPVIEDGNVTGFISIRSKPTAEQKRQAEQTYAALRNNSGAGIGLDDGQIVTNSLAARIKNRLTGIRGSLSLVLGSLIVLMSITVGFGIWTAQNTINHVSDIYENRVKPLNLLKSVSDDYAVFIVNAANKVNNGNSNWEGGLKDIRAAQDRIHDNFANYLSRDLHPSEESLVHDVTAMMTVADDLATKLEQSFQTKDRPLLDNLVKQHLYQTIEPLTAAIGELAKLQSELTNDGLTNAKDDLYSGLTVNILLIVFAFVLTVIYGNLIIRKLRNPLLRMEDHFAAIARNDLSHDIELPTVPDFKPVIQQLRALHAKLAYNILERRENEEKVQNQRVSALQNLAETVERELQIVVATIIEQTSRLNASAGDMAGSSKRVSSNSDSVAAAAHEALANAETVSGASEQLAASIREITLQISEATSVTTEANTSGMDAERTVLSLKDSVDRIGEVAELIADIAAQTNLLALNATIEAARAGDAGKGFAVVAQEVKNLANQTARSTEEITRQIGEIQHVTGSVVSTVQHMSQNIRRIDHVASSVATSVHQQDSATQEIARNVVETARASNEVTEKIAIVAREADQNLERAESMNRIAVQVDQSIAELRATLVRIVRTATPEVNRRRDPRFDFEAGIAITVNGETIEGKTIDISNGGSKVKLKKPVKPGSRGTIQFDGTNIKLSFEVENSHEDIANLYFTDPSGREKMLRPWLERQIKRCP, from the coding sequence TTGAAAAATGACAGCATTCTTGTCTCACGCACAGATCTTGGTGGTAAAATTGTTTTTGCCAACAAAACCTTCATAGAGATCAGCGGTTTTTCCGAAGATGAACTGCTTGGATCGCCGCACAATATCGTCCGCCATCGCGATATGCCCCAAGAGGCATTTGCCGATTTATGGTCAACCATAAAGGCTGGCCGCCCGTGGCAGGGTATTGTCAAAAACCGCTGCAAAAATGGTGATCACTACTGGGTCCGCGCCAATGTTACCCCGGTTATTGAAGACGGTAACGTTACGGGTTTTATTTCAATCAGAAGCAAACCCACGGCCGAACAAAAAAGACAAGCCGAACAAACCTATGCTGCCCTGCGCAACAATTCAGGTGCAGGCATTGGCCTTGATGACGGCCAAATCGTTACCAATAGCCTTGCAGCCCGGATCAAGAATCGTCTTACCGGCATTCGCGGCAGCCTGTCCCTGGTTCTCGGATCGCTGATCGTTTTAATGTCTATCACGGTGGGCTTTGGCATATGGACAGCACAAAACACCATCAATCATGTTTCTGACATTTATGAAAACCGCGTCAAACCACTTAATCTTCTAAAGTCAGTATCCGACGATTATGCTGTGTTCATTGTGAATGCAGCAAACAAGGTCAATAACGGAAATTCCAACTGGGAAGGCGGATTAAAGGATATCAGGGCCGCCCAAGACAGAATTCATGACAATTTTGCCAACTACCTCTCCCGTGACTTGCATCCCAGCGAAGAATCGCTTGTGCACGACGTTACCGCCATGATGACAGTGGCAGACGACCTGGCGACAAAACTGGAACAAAGCTTCCAGACCAAAGACCGGCCTTTGCTGGACAACCTTGTCAAACAGCACCTTTATCAAACCATTGAGCCGCTAACCGCTGCGATTGGCGAGCTTGCCAAATTGCAATCAGAACTGACAAATGACGGTCTTACAAATGCAAAAGATGATCTCTATTCAGGGCTGACAGTTAATATCCTTCTTATCGTGTTTGCGTTTGTGCTTACGGTTATTTACGGCAATCTTATCATCCGTAAACTGCGCAATCCCCTATTGCGCATGGAAGACCATTTTGCAGCCATCGCCCGCAATGACCTGTCCCACGATATCGAACTCCCTACCGTGCCAGACTTTAAACCTGTCATTCAGCAATTGCGCGCCTTGCACGCCAAGTTGGCCTATAACATCCTTGAACGCCGTGAAAACGAAGAAAAGGTTCAAAACCAGCGTGTTTCTGCCCTGCAAAATCTGGCAGAAACGGTCGAGCGCGAATTACAGATCGTTGTCGCAACCATTATCGAACAAACATCGCGCCTAAACGCGTCGGCTGGCGATATGGCGGGCTCGTCGAAGCGAGTATCATCGAATTCGGACAGCGTTGCCGCCGCTGCGCATGAGGCCCTGGCAAATGCTGAAACTGTTTCCGGGGCGTCTGAACAACTGGCAGCGTCCATTCGCGAAATCACCCTTCAGATTAGCGAGGCAACATCTGTAACAACTGAAGCCAACACTTCAGGAATGGATGCCGAACGCACTGTTTTATCTCTAAAAGATAGCGTAGATCGGATTGGCGAAGTAGCTGAACTGATTGCCGATATCGCCGCCCAGACCAACCTTCTGGCATTGAATGCGACAATTGAGGCCGCCCGCGCGGGTGACGCTGGCAAAGGCTTTGCCGTGGTCGCACAAGAAGTTAAAAACCTGGCCAACCAGACTGCCCGCTCTACCGAAGAAATCACCCGTCAAATCGGCGAAATACAACACGTCACCGGGTCGGTCGTCTCAACCGTCCAACATATGAGCCAGAATATCCGCCGGATTGACCATGTAGCGTCAAGTGTCGCCACATCGGTTCACCAACAGGATAGCGCGACACAGGAAATTGCCCGAAACGTTGTTGAAACGGCCAGAGCCTCCAATGAAGTCACCGAAAAAATCGCGATTGTTGCCCGGGAAGCCGACCAGAACCTTGAGCGTGCTGAAAGCATGAATCGCATTGCCGTTCAGGTCGATCAAAGCATTGCCGAATTGCGTGCCACCCTTGTTCGCATCGTGCGCACGGCAACGCCCGAGGTTAATCGCCGCCGCGACCCCCGATTTGACTTTGAAGCCGGCATTGCCATTACGGTGAATGGCGAGACCATCGAAGGTAAAACCATCGACATTTCCAATGGCGGCAGCAAGGTGAAACTGAAAAAACCAGTCAAGCCAGGATCACGGGGGACAATTCAATTTGATGGTACAAATATCAAACTGTCTTTTGAGGTGGAAAACAGCCACGAAGACATTGCCAATCTGTATTTCACCGATCCGTCAGGGCGCGAAAAAATGCTGCGGCCGTGGCTGGAACGACAGATAAAACGCTGCCCATAA
- a CDS encoding protein-L-isoaspartate O-methyltransferase, with the protein MDYQVARHNMVENQVRANKVTDPLVIAAMEEVPRELFLPESKKGVAYVDEDISIGNGRYAIEPMVIARLMQIAEIETTDVALVIGAGFGYSSALLSRVAETVVAIESDATMVQKAEKILQENNYDNVIVVEGDVVAGYPKQSPYNVIMFDGAVAEVPEAILEQLGEGGRLLAVVREADKVGVARLYEREHGVVGHRDLFDANVPYLPGFEPVESFVF; encoded by the coding sequence ATGGATTATCAAGTCGCGCGCCACAACATGGTGGAAAATCAGGTTCGTGCCAACAAGGTGACGGATCCTTTGGTCATCGCAGCGATGGAAGAGGTCCCGCGCGAACTGTTCCTGCCCGAAAGCAAGAAGGGTGTTGCCTATGTCGATGAAGACATTTCGATTGGCAATGGCCGTTATGCGATCGAACCGATGGTGATTGCACGCTTGATGCAGATTGCCGAAATTGAAACGACGGATGTCGCCCTGGTGATTGGTGCAGGCTTTGGTTATTCCAGTGCGCTGTTGTCGCGGGTGGCCGAAACTGTGGTTGCAATCGAAAGTGATGCAACGATGGTGCAGAAGGCCGAAAAAATCCTGCAGGAGAACAACTATGACAATGTCATCGTTGTCGAAGGCGATGTGGTTGCAGGTTATCCCAAACAGTCACCCTATAATGTGATTATGTTTGATGGTGCGGTTGCCGAAGTGCCCGAAGCCATCTTGGAACAGCTTGGCGAGGGTGGCCGTTTGCTGGCGGTTGTGCGCGAGGCTGATAAAGTTGGTGTGGCCCGTCTTTATGAACGCGAACATGGTGTGGTCGGGCATCGGGATCTGTTTGATGCCAATGTGCCGTATCTGCCAGGCTTCGAGCCGGTTGAAAGTTTTGTCTTCTGA
- a CDS encoding rhodanese-like domain-containing protein, whose protein sequence is MVRDISCQEVASMMETSVPFTLVDVREAWELDICSIEGALHIPLGDMARRFREIDAEKPVAVLCHHGVRSRHAAMFLVAHGLRDVFNISGGIEKWALEIAPEMPRYD, encoded by the coding sequence ATGGTCCGGGATATTTCGTGTCAGGAAGTTGCAAGCATGATGGAAACATCCGTTCCATTTACGCTTGTCGATGTTCGTGAAGCATGGGAGCTCGATATTTGTTCGATTGAAGGGGCCTTGCATATTCCATTGGGTGATATGGCCCGGCGTTTTCGGGAAATAGATGCCGAAAAACCGGTAGCGGTCCTCTGCCATCATGGTGTTCGCAGCCGTCATGCCGCGATGTTTTTGGTGGCACATGGCCTGCGGGATGTTTTTAATATTTCTGGTGGTATTGAAAAGTGGGCTTTGGAAATCGCGCCAGAGATGCCACGATATGACTGA
- a CDS encoding TolC family outer membrane protein — MIKRFLLTCSILATAGVISTGASAETLDDALAKAYQNNPTLEAGRAQLRATDEEISQALSNWRPTVQLNGSAGIRKLDVDTGQAASTNDTTLNPYQVGLNVSQPLYRGGRTEAETKRAEARIQAQRAALRSTEQSVFLNVATAYFNVLRDTAVVELNQNNIRVLERQLEATRDRFSVGEVTRTDVSQAEARLAGAKANLIAAQGTLANTRAVYERLVGNAPVDLKIPASLEGLPTSVKQVIDTASVQHPDVLQAQYSEEAAHDNIRLSEGALYPVVNLTAGLSRSREASSEDTTTDTAEVMAEVTVPIYQKGAEYSSIRAAKQTAGQARIVVDQTRREVIESATSAWENLVTARASIESQQAEVSSAEVALDGVQREASVGSRTVLDVLDQEQELLQARVALVKSRRDAAVAEFQVKAAIGALNAQVLGLPVEIYDVEQNYNKVKDQLWGTD; from the coding sequence ATGATAAAACGGTTCTTGCTCACCTGTAGCATTCTGGCAACGGCCGGCGTGATTTCTACGGGGGCGTCTGCTGAAACCCTCGATGATGCGCTTGCCAAAGCATATCAGAATAACCCGACCCTCGAAGCGGGCCGGGCACAATTGCGTGCAACTGATGAAGAAATCTCTCAGGCTTTGTCAAACTGGCGCCCGACGGTTCAGCTCAATGGTAGCGCGGGTATTCGCAAACTTGACGTTGATACTGGTCAGGCTGCCAGCACAAACGATACCACGCTTAATCCCTATCAGGTTGGTCTGAATGTCAGCCAGCCGCTTTATCGTGGTGGCCGGACAGAAGCCGAAACCAAACGTGCCGAAGCCCGTATTCAGGCGCAACGTGCTGCTCTGCGGTCAACCGAACAGTCTGTATTTTTGAATGTTGCAACGGCATATTTCAACGTTTTGCGTGATACGGCCGTTGTTGAACTGAACCAGAATAACATTCGCGTTCTTGAACGCCAGCTTGAGGCAACCCGGGATCGTTTTTCGGTGGGCGAAGTGACCCGCACCGACGTTTCCCAGGCTGAGGCACGTCTTGCTGGTGCAAAGGCCAATTTGATTGCGGCCCAGGGAACACTTGCCAATACCCGTGCGGTTTATGAACGCCTGGTTGGTAATGCACCGGTCGACCTGAAAATTCCGGCTTCTCTCGAGGGGCTTCCGACCAGCGTTAAGCAGGTGATCGACACTGCCAGTGTCCAGCATCCTGATGTGTTGCAGGCGCAGTATTCCGAAGAAGCAGCCCATGACAATATCCGTCTGAGCGAGGGGGCACTTTATCCCGTCGTTAATCTGACAGCGGGTTTGTCGCGTAGCCGGGAAGCCAGTTCCGAGGATACCACCACCGATACAGCCGAAGTTATGGCGGAAGTGACGGTGCCGATCTATCAGAAGGGGGCCGAATATTCCAGCATTCGTGCTGCCAAACAGACGGCAGGGCAGGCGCGCATTGTCGTGGATCAGACCCGTCGGGAAGTGATCGAAAGTGCAACCAGTGCCTGGGAAAATCTGGTAACGGCCCGTGCCAGCATCGAAAGCCAGCAGGCCGAAGTTTCGTCTGCCGAAGTTGCTCTTGATGGTGTCCAGCGCGAAGCCTCGGTTGGGTCGCGTACGGTTCTTGACGTGCTTGACCAGGAACAGGAACTGTTGCAGGCGCGCGTTGCACTGGTAAAGTCACGCCGTGATGCCGCCGTTGCCGAGTTCCAGGTTAAGGCAGCAATCGGAGCCTTGAATGCACAAGTTCTCGGCCTGCCGGTTGAAATTTACGATGTAGAACAGAACTATAATAAAGTTAAGGATCAATTGTGGGGAACTGATTGA
- a CDS encoding DUF2497 domain-containing protein, whose amino-acid sequence MSDGQQEPSMEDILQSIRKILADEGEDEKKEPAKPKSAPAPEPEPEPEVFDEPEDEYDELVLEDEPEELELDDEEPEPLDLDDEEELDLEPESMDLDDMLDFEEQVEEEEPEPEPEPEPVREEPRQPMPAFYEQEDDDEPALISGTTESSAAGSMTELAQAVARKRAIGLGINAGHATLEDLVRDMLRPILKEWLDENLPYMIERLVKKEIERIVSRAEDL is encoded by the coding sequence ATGAGTGATGGGCAACAGGAACCTTCAATGGAGGACATCCTTCAGTCTATCCGCAAAATTCTTGCGGATGAGGGCGAGGATGAAAAAAAGGAACCGGCAAAACCGAAGTCGGCCCCGGCTCCCGAGCCTGAACCGGAACCAGAGGTTTTTGACGAGCCGGAAGACGAATATGACGAACTGGTTCTGGAAGATGAACCAGAAGAGCTGGAGCTTGACGACGAGGAACCGGAGCCTCTTGATCTTGATGATGAAGAGGAGCTGGACCTTGAGCCTGAAAGCATGGACCTTGACGATATGCTTGATTTTGAAGAGCAGGTCGAAGAGGAAGAGCCGGAGCCCGAACCCGAGCCTGAACCTGTTCGGGAAGAGCCACGGCAGCCGATGCCAGCCTTTTATGAGCAGGAAGATGATGACGAACCGGCCCTGATTTCGGGAACGACGGAATCTTCTGCTGCCGGTAGCATGACGGAACTGGCCCAGGCGGTTGCGCGCAAGCGTGCGATTGGTTTGGGGATTAATGCCGGACATGCCACACTGGAAGATCTGGTGCGTGATATGTTGCGCCCGATTTTGAAAGAGTGGCTGGACGAGAATTTGCCTTATATGATCGAACGCCTTGTGAAAAAGGAAATCGAGCGGATCGTGAGCCGCGCCGAAGACCTCTAG